The DNA region CACAATTATCGTTTGCTAACAGTTGCCGCACTCTGTTCTCTGCATCGTAGGCTCTATCCGCCAATAGTGCTCCCGCTTTTATCTCTGGCAACAATGCATCCGCACCATCTAAATCATGGGCTTGACCTGCCGTTAAGTAAAATCCTGTGGGTTTCCCCAAGGCATCGCAAGTGGCATGAATCTTCGTAGTCAAACCTCCTCTACTGCGACCAATGGCAGGGTCCTCTCCTTTTTTTGGGGGCGCCAGCACTATGTTGATGAGCTTTGACGATAGTGGCATCAATCATGGCATATTCATTGTCTGCATCTTGAGCTAAGACTTGGAATATTCCCTCCCACACACCTTGACGGCTCCAGCGAGTGAACCTAGTGTGCACCACTCGGAAATCACCAAATCTCTCAGGTAAATCCCGCCATGGGATGCCCGCACGATATCGATAGAGAATAGCTTCCACCAATAAACGATTGTTCCTTGCTGTACGTCCAACAGAGCCTTTGCGACCGGGCAAGAAATCTTTAATTCTGTCCCATTGGTCCTCTCTAAGGGCATAACGGCGACTACTCATATCACACACTAATTTGCTTTGTTATCGACTCAATCCTAAGCTTTTTCTTGTTCACATCTCTATTTGATGACACGCCCTAGTTTCTCTACCAAAATTGAAGAACATCCCTATCAAGTCGTCCATATTGCAACCCATGGAGAATTTAGTTCAAAACTCGAAGACACATTTATTTTGACTTGGGACGATCACCTTAATATCATCGAGCTGGAAACATTATTCGAGAGTTTCAAGAGAGTAATGTTAAACGCCAATTGCGCAGTAGCTCAATACTTCCATTCACTCTAAATTTCGCAAACAGTGCCATGCTCAAGTCCACCATGTGTTTTGATTTAGAGACAACTTTCGTCCTGCGATGAAACCGAGCAAACCAATGGCGATTGTCTGAGTTGTTTCTCTCAATTGCTATTGTCTCTTTCTTGCTAATGACATGAAAAGCATCTGGGTGATTCTCTAATAGCTGTTGATAGGGTTTCCAATTATCGGTGCAATAGACAGTGATTTGTCATTGCGATAACCGCTCTAGTAAATGACCTAAAGTTCGACTATCACGACTTCCCAATTCCCAGTCAATGAGTCGCCCAGTATTACGGTCATATGCTTTCCAGACCCAAAGTTTGTTTTTTTCTCTTGGATAAAATGCCATAGCTCATCTAGCTCCACCACGACAGCAGACTCAGGAGTGGGCTTTTCATAATTGGCTTCACCGAAATCTCTTACCCAATTGAGCACTGATTGAGCTGATACACCGAGAATCTTGGCTGTCGCATTCATGGACATACCACTCATATACATCAATACAGCTTCTAATTTCATCCAGAGAGGCTTGCCTCGCTCTTTAGAAAAGCTTGTAAATTGATAATTGCACTGCTTACACTTAAATCGTTGACGATTTTTAGCGAATCCACTTTTGATGATGTCTTGAGCATTACATTGGGGGCAGTGAATTGTCATAGCGAGAATTTCTAAGAAACGATTCACTCCATTTTGCTATAGCATTACTTACTTGAAACTCTCAATAATTTAATCATCGGTTGGGTAGCTATTACGAAATCCAACCAGATATACATCGGTAACTCAAGGGTAAAACTAGAAGCTATAACTGGATCTGTCGGCGGGATTTTAAACAGTCAGAGAGCTACTGATGGCAAAAAACAAAGCGTATCAGATTGCAAAAGAGCGGATTGAAACAGCGCAAAAAACAGAGGCAACAGATCTGGATTTGAGCGGTTTAGCTCTGACTGAAGTTCCTGAAAGCGTCGCTCAACTAACCAATCTCACAAGGCTAGAACTTGATCATAATCGAATAACTGAAGTTCCTGAAAGCATAGCCCAACTAACCAATCTCACAACGCTTTACCTTAGTGAAAATCGAATAACAGAGATATCTGAGGCGATCGCTCCACTGAGAAATCTCACAATGCTTATTCTTAAAAACAATCAAATAGCCAAGATACCTGAGGCAATTGCCCAACTAACCAATCTCACAACGCTTAACCTTTCCCATAATCAGCTGACAGAGATATCTGAAGCGATCGCTCAACTAACCAATCTCACAACGCTTTCTCTTTCCTATAATCAACTAACAGAAATACCTGAGGCAATTACCAAACTCACTAAGCTCACAAGTCTTCGTCTTGGTAGAAATCACCTCACAGAGATACCGAAAGAAATTTCCCAACTAGCAAACCTGACAGAACTTTTGCTTTATAAAAATCAAATCACGAAAGTCCCCAAGGCGATCACTCAACTAACCAATCTCAAAATGCTTTCCCTTTTCAACAACCAAATCACAGAAATACCTGAGGCGATCGCTCAACTCACCAATCTCGAAACACTTGACCTTTCTTATAATCAGCTCACAACGATACCTGAGTCGATATCCCAACTCACTAATCTAGTAATACTTTCCCTCTATCAAAATCCTCTCGATCCAATTGTGCATAGTGCATATTCTGGCGGGATAGAAGAGCTTTTTGCCTATTTCCGGAATATTCAAGATCCCTAAGAGTAAAAAACTCTCCTTCGAGTACATTTCCCAAGAAAAGATTTTATTTCCTAGAAGCCTAAGCCACTTGGGTTGATGGAGCAGATTGCTCAAGCTTTTGCATATTAGCTGTCCACTGGGAGTTTTGGAGACCGATAGTCATCACCACGCGAATGGTTTCAAGGAAGCAAATTAGCCAAGAATTACTTTGTTGAGGCATATCGAGGTTCGCTGCAAGTAATTTATTTAATGCCAACATCAAATGGGCGTAACTTCCCGGTGAAATCAAGATCAGTTTGAGTAACAACACACTCAAAGTTAAAAACTCGTTTTGCACCATCAACACAGTGAATGGGTGGGACGGATCTTTGAGATTTTCGGGGTTAAGAAAATAATCAACCGTGGCATTACAGGTTTTCTTGAGCAGATGGGAACCCACTTGATAACTATTTTTTTCGGTATTTAAATCCAGCAAATAACCTCTAATTTTTCTCGGTAACCACTGCAAATGGCGATCGCCTTCCACATTGAGACAAAGATAATCAACCAAATCCATCTTGAAACTTGCATAATCTTTGCCGAGCGATCGCCCTAGAAAATCCTGAGCCATCTGCCCAAAACCATTCTGTTGCTTGTTTAGGAATTTGTGCATTAGCCGCAGAGAAGTCGCAGGCAACAATGTCGGATTTGCCGGGGACTGAGCAACCGTTTTAGACACATCCCCTTTATTTAGAAACATAGCCAATTGGAACTTATAGCGGTTTTGGAGATAGCGATAGAGGGTTTGTTTCGCCTCATATTGCTCATCCACTACCGACGTCTGATTACGCTGACTAAATAAACTAAAAATCTGGTAGCGATCGCCCCATTGACGCTCAGACTTGTGTTTCGGCACAAAAATTGTGAGGGCTTGATATTCATTGCTTTGACGGAAAGTATTGAGCCAATTTCTCACGCGGCGCTTTGATGTTGTCGCTAGCGAGGAACAGCGAGTCTCTTTGTTGATTAGTGTGAAAAGTTCAGGAATACAGTTCGGCTTTTTACGCTTAAAACAACCGTCGATAAAGACATAACAAACATTGTTGAGCAGCTCTAAAAAAGCATCCGCCGAGTTGTATCGGAGTAAGCAGTGGATTTCATCTTGCAAACATCGAGGGACACGATTTTGCTCATGGTTAATAAAGAAAATTTCGAAATACTCTAGAAATGTTTGCAGAGATGCTGTCCGAGTTAGGTCACGAAAATAATCAAGAATTTCTGTCTGAGCATATTTCACTTCACTGGAAACCTTTGAGAGCGAAAAATCTGATGCCGTCTGTTTGGGCGATCGCCTCGCTGAATAGCGTGTTTGTTGTGTTCTTGAGCGAGAAAAAGAGGTAGACGATTGAAGCTGAGTCACCTCTCCCTTTGCCAAAAACGAGTCGAATGCAGATTCTATACCCTTAAGCTGACTAGTCATACCGTTTATCCCGAAAGAAGAAATTGTTGTCGATGTCCTTATTATTACGGAGACAAGATGAAATTTAAGTGACGCACAGCTCATATACGTAGGTGTTTTGTCAACAAAAGTATTGATTTGAATTACGTATTTGAGTAAGCGAGATCAATAAAAAGAAAGCCTGGGATCACATTTCAGCCGAGTCAGATTATTCATTTTGCCTATTTTCTGGGCAAGCATATTTCATCAAAACCGCCTGTGTCGCTTCGTTTGCGGCAAATAAATGTTCCACTCTCAAAGAAGCCAGCGTAATGTCTTGAGGTGTACCAAAAGTTGTGAACATACTGAAAAAAGCCAGTTCGCCATATTCGGTTTGGTAGCGAGTCGTCAGGACAGGAGCAATGGATCGGGCAGTATGGTACGCAACCTTAGAACCCAATTTATTCGTTAATAGCTCTGCAAAGACTTCTACTTTGGGAGCTAAACTTTCTTGGGTGGAGGCTTCATGCCGAAGATGCGCCAACATTGGTGGCCCCACATCCGCCAAATTTGTGATCGATTTCGTCAACCCTTCTGGATGCACCAACAAGTCCAACATATTTATCGGCGATCGCCCCATCAAATCCTTTGCCCAGGGCAGTAATGTAAGCGCTAACCATTGTCCGCCTTGATTTAATCGCAACAAATTCCAGTGAGAATCCAGCACAAAAGCAGGGATGGGCTCATGGGCTTTTAGAAGCTGTTCGAGTGCAAAATTAATTTGAGCCAGAGACGGATCATCGAGAGGCGTGGTCTCATAGGTTGGCGCGTAGCCCGCTTGCAACATGACTTCGTTACTAATCGCTAACGGCGTTTGCAATTCTCGGAGCCACGCAATTAATAATTCTCGACTCGGTTTCGACCGACCACTTTCTACAAAGCTGACATGGCGTTGGGAAATATTGAGTCGCAAGGATAAATCCAATTGACTAATCTGCAATGTTTTTCGCAGTTGTCGCAGAGTGGTGGTGAATATTGTCGTCATCGCAGATATGGGTTTGCTTACTGAAAATCTAGCGGTGGACTGGGTTGAATTCAATTACCTCAGAGGTAATTGCACGAATAAAAGAAGCAATCAATATTGGAACTGTACAGATTTTCGAGGTTAAATCCATGCAACGTAGTCTACTCATTCTCGTTTTGATTCCTTTTAGCGCACTCAGTGCTGTGGCCCTTTGGCAGCATGGCTATTGGGGAATTTTAGAGCCGCATTTCCATAGCTTCGGGGAAGGACAAGTGTTGGCTGATTTGGTGATTGCGCTGAGCTTATTCATGACATGGATGTGGCGGGATGCGAAAAGCCTAGGGCGTAATCCTTGGGGCTGGATCGTTTTAACGCTTACATGTGGTTCCTTTGGCCCCTTGTTCTATCTCCTCACTCGTCAAACAGAACAGAAATCAGCAGAACAAACACCCATATTGAATTGAGATGCATTGCTGAAAAGAAAGCATAAAATAGTAAATACAAACTATTTTTAGTGACTTTGTCTGTATGAAAGCTAAATCGTCGTTTGCGCTAAAAGATCACCTTTTCAATGCGGCCAAAGTCACTTATCTCGCGAATCTCATTGCTCAGGCATATCCTGATTTTGAGACAGATAAATTCCATACGGTAGTCGTTTCGAAGTTTCCAAAACTAGAACTTAAACAGCGAATTACCCACATCACCGAATGTTTGCATCGTTATCTGCCAGAGGATTATGAAACAGCTCTGGAGATTTTGCGGCGATCGCTCCCCCCAGAATTAGACCCAACGAAAACAGATGATGATTTTGGGGATTTTATTTTTGCACCCTTCTCGATGTATGCGGCGACCTATGGCTGCGAAGAGCCATATTTACAGCTTTCTCTCGAAGCTTTAAAAGAAATCACCAAACGCTTTTCAGCAGAAGATGCCATTCGATATTTCATTAATGGATTTCCTGATCAAACACTCACTTTTTTGCTGGCATGTGCGCGGGATGAAAATTATCATGTGCGGCGATTAGCTAGTGAAGGAACGCGACCGAAACTACCTTGGGCACAGAAAATCACCATCGATTGCCATCGAGCACTGCCGATTTTGGATATTCTTTATGTCGATAAAACTCGCTATGTGACACGCTCCGTCGCCAACCATCTCAACGACATCAGCAAAATTGATCCTGACCTTGTTCTCACTACACTTCGGAAATGGAAGGAGGGCGATCGCCAAACCGAAAAAGAATTAGCTTTTCTCACCAAACACGCACTGCGTACCCTAACCAAACAGGGAAATCCAGAAGCTTTAGCGCTACTAGGATTCAACCAACAACCCTCGGTTAAAATAACTAACCTTATGACGAGTACTCCCATTGTAAAAATTGGTAGTGCATTTGAATTTTCGTTGGAAATTTACGCCGATAAAAAACAAGACATCCTTGTGGATTACAGCATGATTTATGCAGGTACAGGGAGAAAGCAGTCACAAAAGATTTTTAAAATAAAGCAGCTTGTTCTCAAGAAAGATGAGACGACCAAACTCAAGAAAAGGCATCCAATGCGGTTAATGACAACAAGGAGTTTATTTCCTGGCACTCACCAAATTAATGTACGAGTGAATGGGCAAATTCTTGAAAGTCTATCTTTTGAGCTAATCAAAGCATAAGAATCTCTGAAGCTGAGAGGCGATCGCCAATCTTGATTTTTGAGATCTAAGCAGAACAAAAAAATACCCAAAAGAATCATTGACTCTTCAGGGCATTATCAAATTCCACACTTTGTTTGACTTGTCTCTACTTACCTAAATAAGTTTAGGAAAACATTTTTGTGCGCCATTTTCCGAGACGCTTTTCTGCAATCATCGTCAGACTATTGGCCGTCATCAATTGACCCTGTAGTCTTTCGATTTCCTTTGCTTGCTCTTGTACTTTCGTTGAGCCAAATTGCAATCCTAATTGACCATCCGAAGTATTCCCTGTTGATAGGGTATATTCCTGGCCTAAGAATTGAGCACCTAAATTAGATGTGTATTCTAAGCTTGCCAATTGTTTACGCAAATCATCAATAATTTGAGACTGCTCTTCTTCCTTAGCGCGGATCCTTAATTCTTCTGCTGAGAGCACTGGAGCGGGAGCTAGAAGATTATCCTGTGTAACTTTAGGTGGGGCAAACACCTTTCTAAGAAACTGTCTGAAGTCAGTGATCGGAATCGAGGGAGTGGTGTCTTGTAAGAGAACACCAGCAAGACGTGATTGATTGCTTTCTTTGATATCAGTACCAACTCTGTCACTGGTGGAGAGGCTCGTATATACCTTGAAGTTATTCACAAAACCCGAAAGATTTTGCCCTATCTGAGAGTTATAACCACGATTGTAAGGAACAATGAAATCTCCAAAATTGCTTTGATACTCATCGCTATCAAGATAAGAATCAATCTCTGCTTCAAATCCTTGCTGATCTAGAATATGGCTATGGGGAACAGTCTCATCATAGCTACTAGGAGCACGCCCTAATAAGTGCTTGAAATTCAATTCGATGGAACGATAACGAGAGCATGTCTCGAAAAAGTTAGCGCGATAGAAATCAGATTTGGCGATAATCCGAATAAACTCTCTGACACTGATGGTGCCATTTTGAAGCTGGGATTCAGCCGTGGCTAAGCGTTCGCTCTCCATTAAATGGATATTGCCAAATACTTGTCGATAAGCTGCCCGAATTACAGTTTGAATTTCTTCGACAGAAGCATTTGCCGTAAGTTCAATGGCTTCGGAAACATCAAAGGGTCTGCTATTAGTATTGGCTGAACGACTTGCGAGGAGCGGAGATACGTTACCAGTCATTGTTGATAAGCTCTAAATGATTAATAGGGATTTAGAAGAAAAAAATTTTTTTTAAAGGGTTGGAGATAAAAATGAAAACTATTGATTCTGCGATGAAATCATTAGCTCGTTTTCGTGTGTCTTAATCGCAGTATTATAAAGTTTCAGGGGATCAATCTTTCTTAAAAATTGTAAAATCCGATAAAGGTCAAAATGATTTTCTGATTTAAAATCACTGCTTTATCTCATTTAAGGAATTATTTAAAAAACAAGAATTTGGCTTGAGTTATTGTTTGATTTTCTTGGGTTTATTGCTTTTCTCTCTTCTGAAAATTGAATGTTATATAAATAAAAATCCCATTTCTAATCTAGCCAAAAGATTTAGGAAATGAGATTTTAAAACAGTTGGTTTACTGATCTCTTTTTATTGCTCTCTCTAAAAAGGCGATCGCCCTTTTATTTTTTGAGTTTATCTTGGGTTTGAGTGTCAAAATCGCTGGCAGAATGACGCTCATGAAGTTGCTCCTCTAGCTCACCCCATGTTCGATTCACCATTCGTCCTCGCTGTACTGCCTTCCGAGCATCAATCGCTTTTGCCCATCGCATCAGGTGAGTGTAGGATTGAGCATCCACAAATTCTGCGGCATTGTAAAGACGATTTAAAACTAGTCCGCCATACCAAGGCCAAATCGCAATGTCTGCAATGGTGTATTCCTCGCCGGAGATATAGGGATTCTCCGCTAACTGTCGGTCAAGGACATCAAGCTGACGCTTAGTTTCCATCGTGAATCGATCAATACAATATTCGATTTTGGTGGGTGCATAGCTATAGAAATGACCAAAACCACCGCCAAGATAAGGTGCTGAACCCATCTGCCAAAATAGCCACGATAAACATTCTGTTCGTTGGGCTGGTTCGGAAGGTAGCAAAACGCCAAATTTTTCTGCGAGGTAGAGCAAAATTGACCCTGATTCAAACACCTGAGTCGGAGGATTTGTACTGCGATCTACCAGAGCTGGGATCTTCGAGTTTGGGTTTACTTCTACAAAGCCACTACCAAACTGATCACCCTCATTAATCTTGATGGGATAGGCATCATATTCTGCGTCAGTAATGCCTAGAGCCAGTAATTCCTCCAGCATAATGGTGACCTTTTGCCCGTTCGGTGTCGCCAGTGAATAGAGCTGAAGCGGATGGTCTCCGACTGGAAGTTCTTTGTCATGGGTAGCACCTGCAATTGGACGATTAATGTTTGCCCATTCCCCGCCACTCCCTTTGTCCCATTGCCAGACTGTTGGTGGCGTATAGGCTGATTCTTGATCCATCGGTTTTTCGGGGTTCACTATCTAACGCTTAAACGGTAGCTCACTTCGAAATATTCAGCCTATGAGGCTCTTAAAATTTCACTGATTTTTCGGCAACAGCTTAAGTCTGGTTGGCTATAGTCGTGAGTAGTAGCGGAAGAATCACAAGTCATGAGAACGACTAATCTATTTTGCTTAAGTACAGGCTTGATGTTGGCGATCGCCCCTCTATCTTTTGCGGAAACGAAACCGGGTTGGGGAGACTGGAAACCCATTGCTATTCATGAGGAACAAAACTTTAGCGCCGGTTTTTCAAATATAGAGTTAGGCGGTTATTTAGACTTTGAATATTACTGTAATGACCAAGCGACAGAAGCCAACATCGAAACCGAGTACTCCTATCGTTTTAGTGATTTATTGGACTATATTGGCACTGGAAAAGTGGAATATCGGTGCTCCATTAACGATGAACCTTTCGCTACACACATCATGACAGCAGTCAAAACCGATATCTCCTACCCGGTCTGCCTTCAAGTGCAAAGTGATATCGGTAATGGTCTCAGGTTACGGCAAGACAATAATCTCAGTGCGCCAATCATCGGGATTTTGACGAACGATTCTAAGGTTTATGATCAATCATCGCCAGCTTTAATTATTCCTGACACTACAGGTAGGCAATGGTTATTGTTGCAGCAGAATCATCAGGAAAATGCGTGGGTTTCTCTCTCAGAAAAAGAAGGAGCTCATATCAATTTTCGGCTTTGCTCCTAACATCAAAATGATGATGGAAATTCTCATATACAGATTGCTAGGATATCGGCAATTTTAAAGGGGAATTTTGATGAGTAATCTGTTGCTAACTGTAATGTTTACTGATGAGGATCAAGAAATTAGCGATCGCCATGCCACTTCATTAATGCGTGAATTGCGTCAGTTAGATGAAGTAGAGGATATCAGTCGGGTTAAAGACCCCAATCCACCAGAAGGAAATATGTCTGCGTTTGCATTTTTAACTGGGATGTTAACGGCAGAAGTAACCGTAGAAAATGGCAAAAGATTGTTGGGATTCTTGGGCGATCGCCTCAGCAATAAGTCAATCAAACTAAAGGTTGAGGGGAATGGCAAAGTGTTGGAGGTGGAAGCGTCTAGCAAAGAAGAACTACAATTTGCGATAGCTGAAGCGCAGAAATTTATCGAGTCCTAATCTCTCCCACAAACAATGGCATCGAAGGTCGCACTACTTATCGGTTCTGGAGATTATCAATATCCAAATGATTTTAATCTGCTAGAGACGGCGGCGCGTAATGTTGCGGCTCTACAACAGCTTTTTGAAGATCCGGAGATTGGTGGGTTTAATGAGGTTCAGGTGCTCACTCACCCCACTGAATCTGAAATGCGACGGGCGATCGCCATTCTCTTTTCCCCTGAACGCAGCAAAAAAGATACGCTGCTATTTTATTTCGCAGGGCATGGCGTAAAGGACGATAGCGGTCGGCTGTATTTTGCGGCGAAAGATAGTGAACGGAATTTATTAGGTGCAACGGCAGTGCTTGCATCATGGGTGCATCAGCAAATGAATACCTGTTGGGCAAAGCGACAAATTGTGATCTTGGATTGTTGTTTTAGTGGCGCGTTTGATCCTCAGTCCAATGCGATGGCAGATAACTCTGTCGATTTGCGGCAAATGGTGGGTACAACTGGGGCAGATGGTCGTGTGGCGTTTGCCTCATCGAGTGGGTTGGAATATTCCTTTGAACGTAAGGGGATGGATCTTTCAATCTACACTCGTTTTTTGGTGGAAGGCATCAAGACCGGGGCGGGGGATCTGGATGAGGATGGTGCGATAAGAGCGGATGAGCTGCATGATTATGTTTCCCAGCGGGTACGAGATGCAGAACCGAAGATGAAGCCGAAAATCATTGTCCTCAAAGATCAGGGCTACGAAGTTGTAATTTCCAAGACACAGCCCACCGATCCAAAGCTTAAGTATCGTCGAGCAGTTAAAAAGTATGCTGCCACTGGCAAAATTCGGCCTTCTGCAAGATCAATTCTGGATGTCTTGAGGCAGGAATTGAATTTATCCCAGGATGTAACCGAGCAAATTGAGTTTGAGTTTTTACGTCCGTTTCGGGAGCATGAAGCAAATCTCCAGACTTATCGGAATGCCCTCACAGCGGAAATACAGCAATGTTTTCCATTAGACCAAGAGGCAGTAAAAAACCTCGAAGATTTACAGCTTCAACTGAATTTGCGAGATGAAGAAACTAGCAGAATTTATCAACAAGTCAAAAATCAAATTAATCTGAAGAGTACTATTCCCGAAACGTCTAAATTAGTTAATCCTCTACTTCCTGCATCTGTCTCCAAGTCCAAAATTATTGTGCCATCAAGCCCAAAGATCGACATATCTCGTCGGCAAATGCTTCGTTATAGCGCCCTCGGAGTAACTGGTTTAGGAACAGCACTCTCAATCAGAGAAATACTCAAGTTTGTACGTGAAACTAATACTGCTTTTAATACAGTTTTAGATGAGTCAGAATCCTCACCGCAATCTCTTAAATCTTTCATAGAGAAAGGAATTGCAACCGATATTCCTCTGGAGATGATAGAAATACCTGCTGGGACATTTTGGATGGGAACTCCTGAGAGTGAAACAGATCGCAATGAGGATGAAGGACCCCAGCATAAGGTTTCTGTTCCAGAGTTTTATCTGGGGAAGTATGAGGTCACTCAGATCCAGTGGCGTGCAGTCGCGGGCTGGGAAAAAGTTGATCGTGATTTACCTGGGGCTCCTTCCAAAAATTCTCAAGGCGGTAGCTATCCGGTTGATAGTGTGACTTGGTTGGAGGCTGTAGAATTTTGTAAAAGGCTAAGTCGAGGGACGGGACGAGCATATCGCTTACCCAGTGAAGCGGAATGGGAATACGCTTGTCGTGCCGTTAAACCAGTAGAACGCCCCGAAGAGTTGACCTTAGAACTTTGGAATCAGCAATATTTAACTCGTTTCTATTCCGGGAATGACAATTATGATAGCTCCCTTGGTCAGTATGCTTGGTATGGACAGAATTCCAACTCACAGAGCCATCCCGTTGGTGAAAAGAAACCAAATAATTTTGGACTTTATGACATGCATGGCAACCTCTGGGAGTGGTGTCAGGATGATTGGCATCCTAGTTATGTAGGTGCTCCGAATAATGGCTCTGCTTGGCTAAATAAAAGTGACGGAAATATTTCAAAAGTGTTACGTGGTGGTTCTTGGTTCAGCTATCCGTGGGATTGTCGGTCAGCAGATCGTTTTTTTATTTCGCGTGACGACCGGAGCAATATTTACGGTCTTCGGGTTGCTTGTTCTGTCTGAGGTTAGTCCTTCAGCACTCTTGTCCTTAGCATCCCCGCATTTTTTATAGTATTTTTGTGGCTAGGTGTAGATCCCCGACTTCTGCTAGAAGTCGGGGATCTCGATACTTTGTAGAACATATCAATCACTTGATGAATAAAATAGTTGTATGGTGAACAGGAGAAATTGCCATGGCGACAGTTACTGCCGTTTCCCAGGAATATTCCCTATCTGAGTTTTTGGCATTACCTGAAACAAAACCAGCCAGTGAATATATCAATGGGAAGATCTATCAAAAACCCATGCCCCAAGGAAAACACAGCACATTGCAAGGTCGTCTCGCCACTGAGATTAATCGTGTGGGACAACCCGAAAAATTAGTCTATGCTTTCCCAGAATTGCGTTGTACCTTTGGCGATCGTTCTCTTGTGCCGGATATTGCTGTATTTGAGTGGGCAAATATTCCAGTAGATGACAACGGCGAAATCCAGAATCGTTTTACTGTTCCTCCCGATTGGGTCATCGAAATCCTCTCCCCCGAACAAAGTCCACCGCGCGTCATCGAGAAAATTCTCTTCTCAATACAACAAGGTTCAACACTTGGCTGGCTAATTGCTCCCGACGATTATTCTGTTACGGTTTTTCATCCCGATAAACTTGCGGAATTTAAAGAACAGGACGCGACACTCCCGGTGCTGCCTATTCTCGAAAATTGGCAACTTACAGCAACTGAATTATTTAGTTGGCTACGGTTAATCTGATCTAAAACCACTATTTATTAGATTTTGAATAATTCTTGGGGTG from [Leptolyngbya] sp. PCC 7376 includes:
- a CDS encoding caspase, EACC1-associated type encodes the protein MASKVALLIGSGDYQYPNDFNLLETAARNVAALQQLFEDPEIGGFNEVQVLTHPTESEMRRAIAILFSPERSKKDTLLFYFAGHGVKDDSGRLYFAAKDSERNLLGATAVLASWVHQQMNTCWAKRQIVILDCCFSGAFDPQSNAMADNSVDLRQMVGTTGADGRVAFASSSGLEYSFERKGMDLSIYTRFLVEGIKTGAGDLDEDGAIRADELHDYVSQRVRDAEPKMKPKIIVLKDQGYEVVISKTQPTDPKLKYRRAVKKYAATGKIRPSARSILDVLRQELNLSQDVTEQIEFEFLRPFREHEANLQTYRNALTAEIQQCFPLDQEAVKNLEDLQLQLNLRDEETSRIYQQVKNQINLKSTIPETSKLVNPLLPASVSKSKIIVPSSPKIDISRRQMLRYSALGVTGLGTALSIREILKFVRETNTAFNTVLDESESSPQSLKSFIEKGIATDIPLEMIEIPAGTFWMGTPESETDRNEDEGPQHKVSVPEFYLGKYEVTQIQWRAVAGWEKVDRDLPGAPSKNSQGGSYPVDSVTWLEAVEFCKRLSRGTGRAYRLPSEAEWEYACRAVKPVERPEELTLELWNQQYLTRFYSGNDNYDSSLGQYAWYGQNSNSQSHPVGEKKPNNFGLYDMHGNLWEWCQDDWHPSYVGAPNNGSAWLNKSDGNISKVLRGGSWFSYPWDCRSADRFFISRDDRSNIYGLRVACSV
- a CDS encoding Uma2 family endonuclease — its product is MATVTAVSQEYSLSEFLALPETKPASEYINGKIYQKPMPQGKHSTLQGRLATEINRVGQPEKLVYAFPELRCTFGDRSLVPDIAVFEWANIPVDDNGEIQNRFTVPPDWVIEILSPEQSPPRVIEKILFSIQQGSTLGWLIAPDDYSVTVFHPDKLAEFKEQDATLPVLPILENWQLTATELFSWLRLI